A stretch of DNA from Promicromonospora sukumoe:
GCAGACGATCGCGTACGTGCGCATGACGTCGTACTCGGCCGCGAGCGACTGGTCCAGCGCGGACGCCATGACGTACGCGCCCACCTCCTGCCGGTCCGGCACGGTCACCGGCACGACGACGAACCACACCCGGCCGATCTCGGTCTCGATCTCGCGCTGGACGGTCGTGTCGGACTGCGGCGTCAGGCCGGCGACGACCTCCTGGACCACCGGGTCGTCCGCGATCACCCGGCTCAGCGCGGGCGGGTTGGACTGCTGGTGCACGCCGTCCAGGTAGCTCACGAACATCTCGTTGGTGCCCGGGACGTTGCGCTCCATGGCGACGCTCATGAGCCGCCCGGCGCCGTGGAAGTCCTCGCCGGTCTCCGGGTCCACACCGTCGATCGCGAGCCGCTGCAGCTCGCCCATCTCCTGGTCGAAGTCCTCGGAGATGTCGTCCATGATCTGCTGGGACTGGATGGCGTGCGTCAGCAGGCCCGCCCCGAGCAGCCCGATGGCGGTCACCGCCACGACGACGGTCACGACCTTGGCCCGGACCGAGGGCCGACGCAGGCTCAACGGGCGCCCGCGCCGGCGGTCGCGAGGCGCGACCCGTCGAGCCAGGCCGCCACGACGTCGAGGCGGCGCGACGTCGCCGCCTGCCAGTTGCGCTCCTGGACCCGGTGCGGGCCCGTGGCCAGGGAGAGCAGCACGCCCGCGACCCGGGCCGCGAGGTCGCGCGGGTCGACGCCGCGGCCGCCGGGCTCGGTCACGAACCCGGTCGCGTAGTCCGCCGCGAGCCGGCGCATCCGGTTCGCGCGGGCCACGTGCCCGGCGTCGGACCCGCCCACGAGGGACAGCACGTCCAGGTGCGCGACCAGGCACGCGAGGTCGTCGGCGCGGTGCCCCGGCCCCGCGGAGTCCACGTCGAGCAGACCGGTGACCCGCCCGTCGGTGAGCATGATCTGGGCCTCGTACAGGTCGCCGTGCGTCGGGTCGGTCCCGGTGCCGCGCTCCGCGAGCCGCGCGGCGACGGCCGCGGCCAGGTCGTCCGCCCGGGCGGCCTCCGCGGGCAGCGCCGCCCCGATCACGCCCGCGTAGTGCTGCGCCGACTCGCTCCAGGCCGGGCGGCGCGGCAGGTCGCGCACCTCGGCGGGCAGCCGGTCGAGCAGGTCCAGGATCTCGGGCGGGGACGGGATGCGGGCCCCGTCGCGGACGGCGGTCCGCATCTCGGTGCCGTGCAGCGGCGACAGGACCAGCAGGCCGTCGTCGGACCAGCCGAGGGGGCGCGGCACGGGCAGCCCGGCCCGGGACAGCAGCGCGTGCCGCTGGTGCAGGTCCGCGACCTTGCGCGGGCGCAGCACCTTGAGGAACACCCGGGCCGACGCCGCCGTCGCCTCCAGCACCGCACGCCGCGTGGGCCGGTAGGCGCGGACCTTCAGCTCGGGGTGCGCACGCTCGCGCGGGCCGACGCCGAGCCCCGCCAGCAGCTCCTCGACCGCGGCGGGGTCGAAGGCGCGCGGCAGGGCGGGCAGCGCCGGGTCGCCGGGGAAGCGCCACACGGCGACCGTGGCGTCGCCGTCGGACAGCGTGACCACGCCGGGCTTGCGGCCGTCGCGCGCCCGGCCGACGCTCGCGCCGAGCGTCTCGGAGCGTTCGACGCCGTTCCACCGCACCGTCGCGCGGTAGGACACCGTGGTCGTCGAGCCCGGCCGGTGGTCCACCTGGCGCACCCGCCAGTCGACGAGCTCACCACCCGCCGTCGCCACGGCGGCGTCGAGGAGCCCCGCGGCGGACTCGCCGGTCAGCAGATCGAGGTGGGTGTTCACCGTGCCATCCTCGCAGCCGGGCGGGGCAGAAGCGCCCCGATCCGGATGAGAATCCTCTAACCCGGGCGCCTCGCGGCGCCCGGGCCGAGGTCTGCGTCAGGCGCGCAGCTCGCGGTACCTCGCGATCAGCGCCGCCGTCGACGGGTCCTGCGCGGCCAGGGCGGCCTCGTCGCCCGCGACCGCGGGGGCGATCTCCAGCGCGAGCTTCTTGCCGAGCTCGACGCCCCACTGGTCGAACGAGTCGATGCCCCACACGACGCCCTGGACGAACGTGATGTGCTCGTACAGCGCCACGAGCTGCCCCAGCACGGCGGGGGTCAGCGCGGGGGCGAGGATCGACGTCGTCGGCCGGTTGCCGCTGAACACCTTGGCCGAGACCAGGTCCTCGGCGACGCCCTCGGCCCGCACCTCGTCGGCCGTCTTGCCGAACGCGAGCGCCTTGGTCTGCGCGAAGAAGTTCGCGAGGAACAGGCCGTGCACGTCGGCGCCGGCCTCGACCGCTCCGCCGTCGCCCACTGCGTCCGCCAGCGGGTAGGCGGGGTTGGCCACGGCGATGAAGTCGGCCGGGATCAGCCGCGTGCCCTGGTGGATGAGCTGGTAGAACGCGTGCTGGCCGTTGGTGCCGGGCTCGCCCCAGAAGACCTCGCCGGTCTCGGTCGTGACGGGCGTGCCGTCCCAGCGCACCGACTTGCCGTTGGACTCCATCGTGAGCTGCTGCAGGTACGCCGGGAACCGGTGGAGCTGCTGCGCGTACGGGAGCACGGCGTGCGTGTGCGCGTCGCGGAAGTTCACGTACCAGACGTTGAGCAGGCCCATCAGCGCGGGCACGTTGCGCTCGAACGGCTCGGTGCGGAAGTGCTCGTCCATCGCGTGGAAGCCGCCGAGGAAGTCGGCGAACGCGTCGGGGCCGATGGCGACGGCGAGCGAGGTGCCGATGGCCGAGTCGACGGAGTAGCGGCCGCCCACCCAGTCCCAGAACCCGAACGCGTTGGCGGGGTCGATGCCGAAGGCCTCGACCTTGTCCAGGGCGGTGGACACGGCGACGAAGTGCTTGGCGACGGCGTCGGCGCGGCCCTCCTCGGAGTCCTCGATGGCGCCGGCGGCGACCAGCGAGCGCCACAGCCAGTCGCGGGCGAGCCGCGCGTTGGTGAGGGTCTCCAGCGTGCCGAAGGTCTTGGAGGCGACGATGAACAGGGTGGTCGTCGGGTCCAGGTCGGCGGTCTTCTGCGCGACGTCGGTCGGGTCGATGTTGGAGACGAACCGGACCTCCAGGCCGTCCTGCACGTAGGGCTCCAGGGCCTCGTACGCCATGACGGGGCCCAGGTCGGAGCCGCCGATCCCGATGTTCACGATGGTTCGCACGGGCTCGTCGGTGACGCCCGTCCACTCGCCGGAGCGGACCTTCTCGGCGAACGCGTAGACCTTGGCGATCTCGTCGGCCACGTCGGCGGTGACGTCCTGGCCGTCGACGGTCAGGGGCTCGTCCGACGGGCGGCGCAGCGCGGTGTGCAGCACGGCGCGGTCCTCGGTGACGTTGATGTGCTCGCCGGCGAACATCGCGTCACGGCGCTCCGCGAGGCCCACCTCGTCGGCCAGGGCGAGGAGCGCCGCGAGCACGTCGTCCGTGACCAGGTTCTTCGACAGGTCGACGTGCAGGTCGGCGGCCTGGTGGCTGAGGCGGCCGGCGCGGGCCGGGTCCTCGGCGAACCAGCCGCGCAGGTCGGGCCGGAGGTTCTTGGAGAGCTCGGTGAGCGAGCCCCAGGCGTGGGTGGTGGTGGCGTCGACAGGCACACGTGCCGGCTCTGAGGTCATGACTCAACCGTAGTGCGGAGAGCCCTGGCCGCAGCCTCGGCCAGTGTCTGATCCGTCACCTCGTAGCCGGCGTCGCCGCCGCCCCCGGGGCCGCCCGCGTCCTTCACGGTCCGCTTGGCCGACAGGTGCACGGCGTCGACGCCCACGGCGAGCAGCGCGGGGATGTCCGCGGCGGTCACGCCGCCGCCCGCCATGATCTCGATGCCGAGCTCCGCGCTGCGCTCCACGAGGGCGCCGAGGCGGTCCAGGCCCTCGGCCGCGCGGGCCGCGCCGCCCGAGGTCAGCACGCGCGCCACGCCCAGCTCGGCCAGCGCGTCGAGCGCCGCGACCGGGTCCGCGACCACGTCGAGCGCCCGGTGGAACGTCACCTCGGCGTCGTCGGCGGCGTCGACCAGGGCGCGCGTGCGCGCGACGTCCACGGTGCCCGACGGCGTCAGTGCGCCCACGACGACGCCGTCCGCGCCGGCGTCGACCGACAGGATCACCTCGCGGAGCATCAGGTCGTGCTCGGCCGGCGAGTACACGAACCCGCCGGGCCGGGGGCGGATCAGCACGTGGACCTCGAGGATCGGCGCGCTGTCCGACGTCGGGACCACCGCCGCGGCGTCAATCACCGCCTCGATCAGCGCGGCGCTGGGCGTGATGCCGCCGGTGGCGCCGAGCGCGGAGCAGAGCTCGACGCGCCGGGCACCGACGTCGGCAGCGATCACCGCCCCGGCCGGGTCCTGGACAGCGAGCTCGAGAGCGACACGTGGGGGCACGTGCGAAGCGTAGCCGGGCGCGGCGCGGCCGTTCGCCCGCCGTGACGGGTACCGAGTCGGTAGGGTCCCATGGCATGGCCATCGATCCCAGTGCGATCCTCCAGGGTCGCGCCCCCGGGCGTGCCCCTGTCGGAGTGATCGTCGGGATCGTCTTCGCGTCCGTCTGCCTGCTGGTCATCCTCGCGTTCGACGCGGTGACGGGCGGCGCATCCTTCGTCGTCGGGCTGCTGCTGGCGCTGCTCCCCGTCGCAGTGTGGCTGCCCCTGGTGCTCGCGCTGGACCGCCTGGAGCCCGAGCCGCCGAACGCCCTGATCTTCGCGTTCCTGTGGGGCGCGGGCGTGGCGGCGCTGTTCGCCAGCATCCTGAACACGCTCGGGCTGTCGCTGCTCACCGAGACCGAGCTCACGGGCGAGGAGGAGGGCTGGTACCTCGTCGCGACGTTCGGCGCGCCCGTGGTCGAGGAGGTGCTGAAGGCCGCCGTGCTCTTCAGCATGCTGTGGTGGCGCCGGCAGGAGCTGAACGGGCCCACGGACGGCGTCATCTACGCCGCGATGGTGGGGCTCGGCTTCGCCGCGACGGAGAACGTTCAGTACTTCGTCGACGCCCTGGCGACGGACCAGCTCGGCTACGTGTTCGTGCTGCGCGCGATCGTCTCGCCGCTGCTGCACCCGCTGTGCACGGCCATGACGGGGATCGGCGTCGCGGTCGCGGCCCTGGCGGGGCCGGGCCGGGTGCGGCGGACGGCGCCCCTGTACGGGCTGCTCGGCGCGATCGCCCTCCACAGCCTGTGGAACGGCTCCACGAAGTTCGGCCTGGTCGGCCTCGCGGGCGCCTACCTGGTGGGCTTCGTGGTGCTGGTCGTCATGATCGTCGTCCTGGCCCGCGACCGGCGCCGGATCGTCCAGCTCATCGAGCACTACCTGCCGCTGTACGGGCCGGTCGGCATCGTCACCCACGACGACCTGCGCATGCTGTCCAGCCTGCCCGCCCGGCGGGCGGCCCGGCGCTGGGCCCGGTCGGCGGGCGGCCGGCAGGCCGAGCGCGCCATGACCGACTACCAGCAGGCCGCCACCGAGCTCGCGCTGCTGCACCAGCGGGCCGGCGCCCAGCGTGACCTCGACCCGCACGGCCTGGAGCAGCAGCGGCAGTACCTGGTGTGGGTCATGCAGCAGGCGCGGGCCCTGTTCGTCGCCCGCCTCCCGCACCCCCCGACGTCCCCCTGGGGCGCCACAGGCTTCAGCCCACCCCCCAGACGCTGAAGGCGGCGACGTGTCAGACGTACAGGTCCCTCGGGTGACCTGGAGGTCTGACACGGGGGTCAGGCGTGCGCCAGGTCCACGACCAGCGCGCGGAGCAGCGCCGTCCGGTCCGCGATCCGGTCCACCAGCACGTGCTCGTGGTCCGCGTGCGCGCCGCCGCCCACCGCGCCGAGGCCGTCGAGCGTGGGGGTGCCGACGCCCGCGGTGAAGTTGCCGTCGGACGCCCCGCCCACGGCCACGCCGGTCAGCGCGGGCAGCCCGGCCTCCGCGGCGAGACGCGTGGCGCGCTCGAACAGGTCGGCGGACAGCGCGCGCTCCAGCGGCGGCCGGTTGATGCCGCCCTCGATCTCGAGCGCCGCGCCGGGCAGCACGGGCGCCAGCGCCCGCAGGGCGACGTCGACCCGCTCCTGCTCGGCGACCGAGCGCGCGCGGACGTCCACGGCGACCGACGCCTCGGCCGGGACGGTGTTACGCGTGGTGCCCGCGGCGGCGACCGTCGGCACCACGGTGGTGCCGAGCGCCGGGTCGCCCAGGGCCTGGATCGCGAGCACCTGGTGCGCCAGCTCGACCGACGCGTTGACGCCCTTCTCGGGCTCCAGGCCCGCGTGCGCGGCGCGCCCCTTGACCAGCACCCGGTAGATCGACGTG
This window harbors:
- a CDS encoding copper homeostasis protein CutC, which encodes MPPRVALELAVQDPAGAVIAADVGARRVELCSALGATGGITPSAALIEAVIDAAAVVPTSDSAPILEVHVLIRPRPGGFVYSPAEHDLMLREVILSVDAGADGVVVGALTPSGTVDVARTRALVDAADDAEVTFHRALDVVADPVAALDALAELGVARVLTSGGAARAAEGLDRLGALVERSAELGIEIMAGGGVTAADIPALLAVGVDAVHLSAKRTVKDAGGPGGGGDAGYEVTDQTLAEAAARALRTTVES
- a CDS encoding phosphotransferase encodes the protein MNTHLDLLTGESAAGLLDAAVATAGGELVDWRVRQVDHRPGSTTTVSYRATVRWNGVERSETLGASVGRARDGRKPGVVTLSDGDATVAVWRFPGDPALPALPRAFDPAAVEELLAGLGVGPRERAHPELKVRAYRPTRRAVLEATAASARVFLKVLRPRKVADLHQRHALLSRAGLPVPRPLGWSDDGLLVLSPLHGTEMRTAVRDGARIPSPPEILDLLDRLPAEVRDLPRRPAWSESAQHYAGVIGAALPAEAARADDLAAAVAARLAERGTGTDPTHGDLYEAQIMLTDGRVTGLLDVDSAGPGHRADDLACLVAHLDVLSLVGGSDAGHVARANRMRRLAADYATGFVTEPGGRGVDPRDLAARVAGVLLSLATGPHRVQERNWQAATSRRLDVVAAWLDGSRLATAGAGAR
- a CDS encoding PrsW family intramembrane metalloprotease, which translates into the protein MAIDPSAILQGRAPGRAPVGVIVGIVFASVCLLVILAFDAVTGGASFVVGLLLALLPVAVWLPLVLALDRLEPEPPNALIFAFLWGAGVAALFASILNTLGLSLLTETELTGEEEGWYLVATFGAPVVEEVLKAAVLFSMLWWRRQELNGPTDGVIYAAMVGLGFAATENVQYFVDALATDQLGYVFVLRAIVSPLLHPLCTAMTGIGVAVAALAGPGRVRRTAPLYGLLGAIALHSLWNGSTKFGLVGLAGAYLVGFVVLVVMIVVLARDRRRIVQLIEHYLPLYGPVGIVTHDDLRMLSSLPARRAARRWARSAGGRQAERAMTDYQQAATELALLHQRAGAQRDLDPHGLEQQRQYLVWVMQQARALFVARLPHPPTSPWGATGFSPPPRR
- the pgi gene encoding glucose-6-phosphate isomerase, with protein sequence MTSEPARVPVDATTTHAWGSLTELSKNLRPDLRGWFAEDPARAGRLSHQAADLHVDLSKNLVTDDVLAALLALADEVGLAERRDAMFAGEHINVTEDRAVLHTALRRPSDEPLTVDGQDVTADVADEIAKVYAFAEKVRSGEWTGVTDEPVRTIVNIGIGGSDLGPVMAYEALEPYVQDGLEVRFVSNIDPTDVAQKTADLDPTTTLFIVASKTFGTLETLTNARLARDWLWRSLVAAGAIEDSEEGRADAVAKHFVAVSTALDKVEAFGIDPANAFGFWDWVGGRYSVDSAIGTSLAVAIGPDAFADFLGGFHAMDEHFRTEPFERNVPALMGLLNVWYVNFRDAHTHAVLPYAQQLHRFPAYLQQLTMESNGKSVRWDGTPVTTETGEVFWGEPGTNGQHAFYQLIHQGTRLIPADFIAVANPAYPLADAVGDGGAVEAGADVHGLFLANFFAQTKALAFGKTADEVRAEGVAEDLVSAKVFSGNRPTTSILAPALTPAVLGQLVALYEHITFVQGVVWGIDSFDQWGVELGKKLALEIAPAVAGDEAALAAQDPSTAALIARYRELRA
- a CDS encoding M20 family metallopeptidase; this encodes MPFHETPALPDTNALIEDLRTLVECESPSEDPAALARSADLVARLGTAHLGIEPERLGTHLRWRLGGPTRVLVLAHHDTVWPLGSLRTHPFGITDGVLRGPGCFDMKTGLAMALHVLGSLADRTGVTLLVTGDEELGSPSSQALIEDEARGARAALVLEASADDGALKLERKGTSIYRVLVKGRAAHAGLEPEKGVNASVELAHQVLAIQALGDPALGTTVVPTVAAAGTTRNTVPAEASVAVDVRARSVAEQERVDVALRALAPVLPGAALEIEGGINRPPLERALSADLFERATRLAAEAGLPALTGVAVGGASDGNFTAGVGTPTLDGLGAVGGGAHADHEHVLVDRIADRTALLRALVVDLAHA